One genomic segment of Nonomuraea coxensis DSM 45129 includes these proteins:
- a CDS encoding L-rhamnose mutarotase, giving the protein MQRICFLLKVRPERLAEYRERHRDVWPEMREALSRTGWHNYSLFLRDDGLLVGYLETDDFEAARKAMAETEVNARWQAEMAPFFEELDGRPDEGMTPLTEVFHLD; this is encoded by the coding sequence GTGCAACGGATCTGCTTCCTGCTGAAAGTCCGCCCCGAACGGCTGGCGGAATACCGCGAACGCCACCGGGACGTCTGGCCCGAGATGCGAGAGGCGCTGTCCCGCACCGGCTGGCACAACTACTCGCTGTTCCTCCGCGACGACGGCCTGCTCGTGGGCTACCTGGAGACCGACGACTTCGAAGCCGCCAGGAAGGCCATGGCCGAGACCGAGGTCAACGCCCGCTGGCAGGCCGAGATGGCGCCGTTCTTCGAGGAGCTCGACGGGCGGCCCGACGAGGGCATGACGCCGCTGACCGAAGTGTTCCACCTGGATTGA
- a CDS encoding rhamnulokinase — MSRRFAAVDLGASSGRVMLADLSDGLTLTEAHRFPNGPVRVAGRLHWDVLGLYREILAGLRAAGPVSSVGVDSWAVDYGLLDESGALLGNPVHYRDDRTQGVAERVAAEVGAETLYETNGLQVLPFNTVYQLLADRLDRAATMLLVPDLLAYWLTGEVGAEVTNASTTGLLDVRGRTWAYPLIERMGLPARLFPPLRQPGEEIGGMRPDVAAELGWSAPVRAVGSHDTASAVAAVPATGPAFAYVSCGTWSLAGVELPEPVLTPESRAANFTNEAGVDGTVRYLRNVMGLWLLQECLRAWRGADLGQLLKAAAGEPPFAAVVNPDEPVFLPPGDMPARIAAECRRTGQAPPVTEAGYVRCVLESLALGHRRAVRQAMELSGREVEVVHLVGGGSRNELLCRLTADACGLPVVAGPAEATTFGNVLVQARAAGLVSGLDEMRALVAAAGPLRRYEPSGDARAWDEAASRVFTQAA; from the coding sequence ATGAGCCGCCGATTCGCCGCCGTCGACCTCGGGGCCTCCAGCGGCCGGGTGATGCTGGCCGACCTGTCGGACGGCCTCACGCTGACCGAGGCCCACCGCTTCCCCAACGGCCCGGTCCGCGTGGCCGGCCGGCTCCACTGGGACGTCCTCGGCCTCTACCGGGAGATCCTGGCCGGGCTGCGGGCCGCCGGGCCGGTCTCCTCCGTCGGCGTCGACTCCTGGGCCGTCGACTACGGCCTGCTCGACGAGAGCGGCGCGCTCCTCGGCAACCCGGTGCACTACCGCGACGACCGCACCCAGGGCGTGGCCGAGCGGGTGGCCGCCGAGGTCGGCGCGGAGACCCTGTACGAGACCAACGGGCTCCAGGTGCTCCCGTTCAACACCGTCTACCAGTTGCTCGCCGACCGGCTCGACCGGGCGGCCACGATGCTGCTGGTGCCCGACCTGCTGGCGTACTGGCTGACCGGCGAGGTGGGCGCGGAGGTCACCAACGCCTCCACCACGGGCCTGCTCGACGTGCGCGGCAGGACGTGGGCGTACCCGCTGATCGAGCGGATGGGCCTGCCCGCCCGGCTGTTCCCGCCGCTGCGACAGCCGGGCGAGGAGATCGGCGGGATGCGGCCCGACGTGGCCGCCGAGCTCGGCTGGTCGGCCCCGGTGCGGGCGGTCGGCTCGCACGACACCGCCTCCGCCGTCGCCGCCGTGCCCGCGACCGGCCCCGCGTTCGCCTACGTCTCGTGCGGCACCTGGTCGCTGGCCGGGGTGGAGCTGCCGGAGCCGGTGCTGACGCCGGAGAGCCGGGCGGCGAACTTCACCAACGAGGCCGGCGTCGACGGCACCGTGCGCTATCTGCGCAACGTGATGGGCCTGTGGCTGCTGCAGGAGTGCCTGCGCGCCTGGCGGGGCGCCGACCTGGGGCAGTTGCTGAAGGCGGCGGCCGGCGAGCCGCCCTTCGCCGCCGTGGTCAACCCGGACGAGCCGGTGTTCCTGCCGCCGGGCGACATGCCGGCGAGGATCGCCGCCGAGTGCCGCCGCACCGGCCAGGCCCCGCCGGTCACCGAGGCCGGCTACGTGCGGTGCGTGCTGGAGAGCCTGGCGCTCGGGCACCGGCGGGCGGTGCGGCAGGCCATGGAGCTGTCGGGGCGCGAGGTCGAGGTCGTCCACCTGGTGGGCGGCGGCTCGCGCAACGAGCTGCTGTGCCGGCTCACCGCGGACGCCTGCGGCCTGCCGGTGGTGGCCGGTCCGGCCGAGGCGACGACGTTCGGCAACGTGCTGGTGCAGGCGCGCGCCGCCGGGCTCGTGTCGGGCCTGGACGAGATGCGGGCGCTGGTGGCCGCGGCCGGGCCGCTGCGCCGCTACGAGCCCTCGGGCGACGCCCGCGCCTGGGACGAGGCCGCCTCCCGCGTCTTCACCCAGGCGGCCTGA
- a CDS encoding bifunctional rhamnulose-1-phosphate aldolase/short-chain dehydrogenase, whose product MPDTTMPDTTTDVVNELLGRSHRLGADPRNTNFAGGNTSAKGRAPDPVTGEDVELLWVKGSGGDLGTLKEPGLAVLRLDRLRALKDVYPGVEREDEMVAAFDYCLHGKGGAAPSIDTAMHGLVEAAHVDHLHPDAGIALATAADGEELTRRVFGERVVWVPWRRPGFQLGLDIAAIAAANPTAIGCVLGGHGITAWGETSEECESRSLEIIRTAEAYLAEHGRPDPFGPVVHDPLPEAERHARAAALFPIVRGLAATDARVVGHYTDTPEVLDFLSRAEHPRLAALGTSCPDHFLRTKVAPLVLDLPPDAPLERAAERLRELHAAYRADYTAYYERHAGPDSPPMRGADPAIVLVPGVGMFSFGKDKQTARVAGEFYVNAVNVMRGAESVSTYVPIPESEKFRIEYWELEEAKLRRLPKPKPLATRVALVTGGGSGIGAATARRLAAEGACVVVADRDLGAAEKVAAEIGAGAYRPSDTAVAVGVDVTSEEQVAAAVRAAVLAFGGVDLVVNNAGLSLSRSLLETSLADWDLQHDVMARGSFLVARETAKVMIDQAMGGDIVYISSKNAVFAGPNNVAYGAAKADQAHQVRLLAAELGGHGIRVNGVNPDGVVRGSGIFASGWGANRAKVYGVEEERLGEFYAQRTLLKREVLPEHVAAAVFVLAASDLSHTTGLHVPVDAGVAAAFLR is encoded by the coding sequence ATGCCTGACACCACCATGCCTGACACCACCACGGACGTCGTGAACGAACTGCTGGGCCGCTCGCACCGCCTCGGCGCCGACCCGCGCAACACCAACTTCGCCGGCGGCAACACCTCCGCCAAGGGCCGCGCGCCCGACCCGGTCACCGGCGAGGACGTCGAGCTGCTGTGGGTCAAGGGCTCAGGCGGCGACCTCGGCACGCTCAAGGAGCCCGGCCTCGCGGTGCTGCGCCTGGACCGGCTGCGCGCGCTCAAGGACGTCTACCCGGGCGTCGAGCGCGAGGACGAGATGGTCGCCGCCTTCGACTACTGCCTGCACGGCAAGGGCGGCGCCGCGCCGTCCATCGACACCGCCATGCACGGCCTCGTCGAGGCCGCCCACGTCGACCACCTGCACCCGGACGCCGGCATCGCCCTCGCCACCGCCGCCGACGGTGAGGAGCTGACCCGGCGGGTCTTCGGCGAGCGCGTGGTGTGGGTGCCCTGGCGGCGGCCCGGCTTCCAGCTCGGCCTGGACATCGCCGCGATCGCGGCGGCCAACCCGACGGCCATCGGCTGCGTCCTCGGCGGCCACGGCATCACCGCCTGGGGCGAGACCTCCGAGGAGTGCGAGAGCCGCTCCCTGGAGATCATCCGCACCGCGGAGGCGTACCTCGCCGAGCACGGCCGCCCCGACCCCTTCGGCCCGGTCGTGCACGACCCGCTGCCCGAGGCCGAGCGGCACGCGCGCGCCGCCGCGCTGTTCCCGATCGTGCGCGGCCTCGCGGCCACTGACGCGCGCGTCGTCGGCCACTACACCGACACGCCCGAGGTGCTGGACTTCCTCTCCCGCGCCGAGCACCCGCGCCTGGCCGCCCTCGGCACGTCCTGCCCCGACCACTTCCTGCGGACCAAGGTCGCGCCCCTGGTGCTCGACCTGCCGCCGGACGCGCCCCTGGAGCGGGCCGCCGAGCGGCTGCGCGAGCTGCACGCCGCCTACCGCGCCGACTACACCGCCTACTACGAGCGGCACGCGGGGCCGGACTCGCCGCCGATGCGCGGCGCGGACCCCGCGATCGTGCTGGTGCCGGGCGTCGGCATGTTCTCCTTCGGCAAGGACAAGCAGACCGCCCGCGTGGCCGGCGAGTTCTACGTCAACGCCGTCAACGTCATGCGCGGCGCCGAGTCCGTCTCCACCTACGTCCCCATCCCCGAGTCGGAGAAGTTCCGCATCGAGTACTGGGAGCTGGAGGAGGCCAAGCTCCGCCGCCTGCCGAAGCCCAAGCCCCTCGCCACCCGGGTGGCGCTGGTCACCGGCGGCGGCTCCGGCATCGGCGCGGCCACCGCCCGCCGCCTGGCCGCCGAGGGCGCCTGCGTCGTGGTCGCCGACCGCGACCTCGGCGCGGCCGAGAAGGTGGCCGCCGAGATCGGCGCCGGCGCCTACCGCCCCTCCGACACGGCCGTGGCCGTCGGCGTGGACGTCACCTCCGAGGAGCAGGTCGCCGCCGCCGTGCGGGCCGCCGTGCTCGCCTTCGGCGGCGTGGACCTCGTGGTCAACAACGCTGGCCTGTCGCTGTCGCGCTCGCTGCTGGAGACCAGCCTCGCCGACTGGGACCTGCAGCACGACGTCATGGCGCGCGGCTCGTTCCTGGTCGCGCGGGAGACCGCCAAGGTCATGATCGACCAGGCCATGGGCGGCGACATCGTCTACATCTCCTCCAAGAACGCCGTCTTCGCCGGCCCGAACAACGTCGCCTACGGCGCGGCCAAGGCCGACCAGGCCCACCAGGTGCGCCTGCTCGCGGCCGAGCTGGGCGGGCACGGCATCCGCGTCAACGGCGTCAACCCCGACGGCGTGGTCCGCGGCTCCGGCATCTTCGCCTCCGGCTGGGGCGCCAACCGGGCCAAGGTGTACGGCGTGGAGGAGGAGCGGCTCGGCGAGTTCTACGCCCAGCGCACCCTGCTCAAGCGCGAGGTGCTGCCGGAGCACGTGGCCGCGGCCGTCTTCGTGCTGGCCGCGAGCGACCTCTCCCACACCACCGGCCTGCACGTGCCGGTGGACGCGGGCGTGGCCGCCGCGTTCCTGCGCTGA
- a CDS encoding NUDIX hydrolase family protein: MTEKTETTPAWLSPEELESVRGRMPILYVDAVPVRVDEFGVVTHVGLLLRIASDGTVSRALVSGRVLHHERVRDALLRHLEKDLGPVALPRIPASPQPFTIAEYFPTPGVTPYHDPRQHAVSLAYIVPVAGDCRPRQDALDLVWFTPEEAGSPAVQQEMTGGQGVLLKQALAQVGRLS, from the coding sequence ATGACCGAAAAGACCGAAACGACGCCCGCCTGGCTGTCACCGGAAGAGCTGGAGTCGGTACGCGGCCGCATGCCGATCCTCTACGTCGACGCCGTACCGGTGCGGGTCGACGAATTCGGCGTGGTCACCCACGTCGGCCTGCTGCTGCGCATCGCGTCCGACGGAACGGTCAGCAGGGCGCTGGTCTCGGGCCGGGTGCTGCACCACGAGCGGGTGCGCGACGCGCTGCTGCGCCATCTGGAGAAGGACCTCGGCCCCGTGGCGCTCCCCCGGATCCCGGCGTCGCCGCAGCCGTTCACGATCGCCGAGTACTTCCCGACGCCGGGCGTCACCCCCTATCACGACCCGCGCCAGCACGCGGTGTCGCTGGCCTACATCGTGCCCGTCGCGGGCGACTGCCGGCCCCGGCAGGACGCGCTCGACCTGGTGTGGTTCACGCCGGAGGAGGCGGGCTCACCGGCGGTGCAGCAGGAGATGACGGGCGGGCAGGGCGTGCTGCTCAAGCAGGCACTCGCCCAGGTGGGCCGGCTGTCCTGA
- the rhaI gene encoding L-rhamnose isomerase, whose amino-acid sequence MTDIKAALRAQRIETPSWAYGNSGTRFKVFAQPGVPRDPYEKLADAAQVHACTGIAPTVALHIPWDKVDDYADLARHARELGVGIGAINSNVFQDDDYKLGSVTHPDPRVRRKATGHLLECVDIMDATGSDTLKLWFSDGINYPGQDDLRARQDRLAESLAEVYDRLGEGQRFLLEYKLFEPAFYATDVPDWGTAYAHCVRLGPKAQVVVDTGHHAPGTNIEFIVAFLLREGKLGGFDFNSRFYADDDLMVGAADPFQLFRIMYEVIRGGGFTDEVAFMLDQCHNIEPKIPGQIRSVMNVQEATAKALLVDRDALAAAQAAGDVLGANAVLMDAYNTDVRPLLAGLREEMGLAPDPMAAYAGSGYFEKIAAERVGGQQAGWGA is encoded by the coding sequence ATGACTGACATCAAGGCCGCGCTGCGCGCGCAGCGCATCGAGACGCCGTCCTGGGCGTACGGCAACAGCGGCACCCGCTTCAAGGTCTTCGCGCAGCCGGGCGTGCCGCGCGACCCGTACGAGAAGCTCGCCGACGCCGCCCAGGTGCACGCCTGCACCGGCATCGCGCCCACCGTGGCCCTGCACATCCCGTGGGACAAGGTGGACGACTACGCCGACCTCGCCCGCCACGCCCGCGAGCTCGGCGTCGGCATCGGCGCCATCAACTCCAACGTCTTCCAGGACGACGACTACAAACTGGGCAGCGTCACCCACCCGGACCCCCGGGTGCGCCGCAAGGCCACCGGCCACCTGCTCGAATGCGTCGACATCATGGACGCCACCGGCTCGGACACGCTCAAGCTGTGGTTCTCCGACGGGATCAACTACCCCGGCCAGGACGACCTGCGCGCCCGCCAGGACCGCCTGGCCGAGTCGCTGGCCGAGGTCTACGACCGGCTCGGCGAGGGCCAGCGCTTCCTGCTGGAGTACAAGCTGTTCGAGCCCGCGTTCTACGCCACCGACGTGCCCGACTGGGGCACCGCCTACGCCCACTGCGTCAGGCTCGGCCCGAAGGCCCAGGTCGTCGTGGACACCGGCCACCACGCGCCGGGCACCAACATCGAGTTCATCGTCGCCTTCCTGCTGCGCGAGGGCAAGCTCGGCGGGTTCGACTTCAACTCCCGCTTCTACGCCGACGACGACCTGATGGTCGGCGCGGCCGACCCGTTCCAGCTCTTCCGCATCATGTACGAGGTCATCAGGGGCGGCGGGTTCACCGACGAGGTCGCGTTCATGCTCGACCAGTGCCACAACATCGAGCCCAAGATCCCGGGGCAGATCCGCTCGGTCATGAACGTCCAGGAGGCCACCGCCAAGGCGCTGCTCGTGGACCGCGACGCCCTGGCCGCCGCGCAGGCGGCCGGCGACGTGCTCGGCGCCAACGCCGTCCTCATGGACGCCTACAACACCGACGTGCGGCCGCTGCTCGCCGGGCTGCGCGAGGAGATGGGCCTCGCGCCCGACCCGATGGCCGCCTACGCCGGGTCCGGCTACTTCGAGAAGATCGCCGCCGAGCGCGTCGGCGGGCAGCAGGCGGGCTGGGGAGCCTGA
- a CDS encoding beta-galactosidase produces MPDVIAYGGDWNPEQWPEETWHQDVALMRDAGVNQVSLGIFSWSVLEPAEGVFDFGWLDRAMDLLAANGISAGLATPTASPPPWFAASYPEALPVDADGRRLHHGSRQGFCPSSPIYRDRALRVAGRIATRYAGHPALTLWHVHNEYGCHNARCYCDTSADAFRAWLRARYGSLDALNDAWGTAFWSQRYGDWTQILPPRATPSFTNPGQQLDFRRFSSDALVELYTAERDLLRSITPDIPVTTNLMAGAHWDMDCWAFAAEVDVVATDHYLIGARAEPHIDLAFAADYARSLNGGRPWLLMEHSTSAVNWQPRNLAKAPGELRRNSFQHLARGADGIMFFQWRASRAGAEKWHSAMLPHAGTDTKIFREVTALGAELAGLDGVPGSRVTAEAAILLDHASVWAQDHPAQPSSELDPVEEAKRWHAALWRAGITCDLAHPEGDLSGYRLVLVPMLYLVSDAGAAGLADFTRAGGVTLVGPYSGIVDEHDRVRLGGYPGAWRELLGVSVEEFFPLEGPIALESGGTGTVWSELAHVTGAKVLDAYATGGPAWTRHEQGGGAAHYLTTRLDDAALARVLAAVCAEAGVRPAATAPPGVEVVRRAHAGGRAFLFAINHTGADAEVTTPGGARVAVPAGDVLILPED; encoded by the coding sequence ATGCCGGATGTCATCGCCTACGGCGGCGACTGGAATCCCGAGCAGTGGCCCGAGGAGACGTGGCACCAGGACGTCGCGCTCATGCGCGACGCCGGCGTCAACCAGGTCAGCCTCGGGATCTTCTCCTGGTCCGTGCTGGAACCCGCTGAGGGGGTGTTCGACTTCGGCTGGCTCGACCGCGCCATGGACCTGCTGGCCGCGAACGGCATCAGCGCCGGCCTGGCCACCCCCACAGCCTCGCCGCCGCCGTGGTTCGCCGCCTCCTACCCCGAGGCGCTGCCGGTCGACGCCGACGGCCGCCGCCTCCACCACGGCAGCAGGCAGGGCTTCTGCCCCAGCTCGCCCATCTACCGCGACCGGGCCCTGCGCGTCGCCGGGAGGATCGCCACCCGCTACGCCGGCCATCCCGCGCTGACCCTCTGGCACGTGCACAACGAGTACGGCTGCCACAACGCCCGCTGCTACTGCGACACTTCGGCGGACGCCTTCCGCGCCTGGCTGCGCGCCCGCTACGGCTCGCTCGACGCGCTCAACGACGCCTGGGGCACCGCCTTCTGGTCGCAGCGCTACGGCGACTGGACGCAGATCCTGCCGCCCCGCGCCACCCCCAGCTTCACCAACCCCGGCCAGCAGCTCGACTTCCGCCGGTTCAGCTCCGACGCCCTGGTGGAGCTCTACACCGCCGAGCGCGACCTGCTGAGATCCATCACCCCGGACATCCCCGTCACCACGAACCTCATGGCCGGCGCCCACTGGGACATGGACTGCTGGGCCTTCGCCGCCGAGGTCGACGTGGTCGCCACCGACCACTACCTGATCGGGGCGCGCGCCGAGCCGCACATCGACCTGGCCTTCGCCGCCGACTACGCCCGCTCGCTGAACGGCGGCCGGCCCTGGCTGCTGATGGAGCACTCCACCAGCGCCGTCAACTGGCAGCCGCGCAACCTCGCCAAGGCCCCGGGAGAGCTGCGCCGCAACTCGTTCCAGCACCTGGCCAGGGGCGCGGACGGCATCATGTTCTTCCAGTGGCGGGCCTCCCGCGCCGGGGCCGAGAAGTGGCACTCGGCGATGCTGCCGCACGCCGGCACCGACACGAAGATCTTCAGGGAGGTCACGGCGCTCGGGGCCGAGCTCGCCGGGCTGGACGGCGTGCCGGGCAGCCGGGTGACGGCCGAGGCCGCGATCCTGCTCGACCACGCGAGCGTCTGGGCGCAGGACCACCCCGCCCAGCCGAGCTCCGAGCTGGACCCGGTGGAGGAGGCCAAGCGCTGGCACGCCGCCCTGTGGCGGGCGGGGATCACCTGCGACCTGGCCCACCCCGAGGGCGACCTGAGCGGCTACCGGCTGGTCCTGGTCCCCATGCTCTACCTGGTGAGCGACGCGGGGGCGGCCGGTCTCGCGGACTTCACCCGCGCGGGTGGCGTGACGCTGGTGGGGCCGTACAGCGGGATCGTGGACGAGCACGACCGGGTCCGCCTCGGCGGCTACCCGGGCGCCTGGCGGGAGCTGCTCGGGGTGAGCGTCGAGGAGTTCTTCCCCCTGGAGGGGCCGATCGCGCTGGAGTCGGGCGGCACCGGGACGGTCTGGAGCGAGCTGGCGCACGTCACCGGGGCCAAGGTGCTGGACGCGTACGCGACGGGCGGGCCCGCCTGGACCCGCCACGAGCAGGGCGGCGGCGCGGCCCACTACCTGACCACCCGCTTGGACGACGCCGCCCTGGCCCGCGTGCTCGCGGCGGTGTGCGCCGAGGCCGGCGTGCGCCCGGCCGCGACGGCCCCGCCGGGCGTCGAGGTGGTGCGCCGAGCGCACGCCGGCGGCCGCGCGTTCCTGTTCGCGATCAACCACACCGGCGCGGACGCCGAGGTGACGACGCCTGGCGGGGCCCGCGTCGCCGTGCCCGCCGGCGACGTGCTGATCCTGCCGGAGGATTAA
- a CDS encoding arylsulfatase, which produces MINGPSRRALLTGTLAGLAAATPSAASASVRGGLPFRPNIVVILADDLGWGELGSYGQRLIRTPNLDRMAAEGVRFTDAYAGAPLCAPSRCALLTGLHAGHGTVRENPGGGPQHALTSADLTFGELLQLSGYRTACIGKWGFGPDRAGQPSHPNERGFEEFYGYIGHRHAHQYFPKYLWHNGEKVRLDGRQYAPDLFRRRAVSYIEQHRDEPFLLYYPTNLPHAPSAVPGDAGPYESRPWSEANRRHAAQVTRLDRDVAALTGALRASGLAERTLVLFLSDNGPHHEQGVTPDLFDANGPYRSGKRAMYEGGLRVPFIAWSPALRPRVVRQPVAGWDLMPTLADLAGVPVPARLDGVSFRGLLTGAGAPRHKHLVWNRPRKAQAIRRGRWKAVRLAPDVAGAEHEWRVELYDLTTDPGERHDLAAARPDLAAELAATLDAAIGDDPRIPYGLRSEVVGDEIVVTLENGSGVPWNDVVLGVDGPRKARASKVERVEPGMAISVGFPLPAAGPGRLVARAAFRALGRSQLFRRPHARSALASR; this is translated from the coding sequence GTGATCAACGGGCCCTCCCGCCGCGCTCTCCTCACCGGAACGCTCGCCGGTCTCGCCGCCGCCACGCCGTCCGCCGCGTCCGCGTCGGTGAGGGGCGGCTTACCCTTCCGCCCCAACATCGTGGTCATCCTCGCCGACGACCTCGGATGGGGAGAGCTCGGCAGCTACGGCCAGCGCCTGATCAGGACGCCGAACCTGGACCGGATGGCGGCCGAGGGCGTGCGCTTCACCGACGCCTACGCGGGCGCTCCGCTCTGCGCCCCCTCCCGCTGCGCGCTGCTCACCGGCTTGCACGCCGGCCACGGCACCGTACGCGAGAACCCCGGCGGCGGCCCCCAGCACGCGCTCACCTCCGCCGACCTCACCTTCGGCGAGCTGCTGCAGCTGTCCGGCTACCGCACCGCCTGCATCGGCAAGTGGGGCTTCGGCCCCGACCGGGCCGGGCAGCCCTCGCACCCCAACGAGCGCGGCTTCGAGGAGTTCTACGGCTACATCGGCCACAGGCACGCCCACCAGTACTTCCCGAAGTACCTCTGGCACAACGGCGAGAAGGTCCGCCTCGACGGCCGTCAGTACGCCCCCGACCTGTTCCGCCGGCGCGCCGTCAGCTACATCGAGCAGCACCGCGACGAGCCGTTCCTGCTCTACTACCCGACGAACCTGCCGCACGCGCCGAGCGCGGTCCCCGGCGACGCCGGCCCCTACGAGAGCCGCCCCTGGAGCGAGGCCAACCGCCGCCACGCCGCCCAGGTCACCCGCCTGGACCGGGACGTCGCCGCGCTGACGGGCGCGCTGCGCGCGAGCGGGCTGGCCGAGCGCACGCTGGTGCTGTTCCTCAGCGACAACGGCCCGCACCACGAGCAGGGCGTGACGCCCGACCTGTTCGACGCCAACGGCCCCTACCGGTCGGGCAAGCGCGCGATGTACGAGGGCGGCCTCCGCGTGCCGTTCATCGCCTGGTCCCCGGCGCTGCGGCCCCGGGTGGTCCGGCAGCCCGTGGCGGGCTGGGACCTGATGCCGACGCTGGCCGACCTCGCCGGGGTTCCGGTGCCCGCCCGGCTGGACGGCGTCTCCTTCCGCGGCCTGCTCACCGGCGCGGGCGCGCCCAGGCACAAGCACCTCGTCTGGAACCGGCCCAGGAAGGCGCAGGCCATCCGCCGCGGCCGGTGGAAGGCCGTGCGCCTCGCCCCCGACGTCGCCGGGGCCGAGCACGAGTGGCGCGTCGAGCTGTACGACCTGACCACCGACCCGGGGGAGCGCCACGACCTGGCCGCCGCCCGCCCCGACCTGGCCGCCGAGCTCGCGGCCACGCTCGACGCCGCGATCGGCGACGACCCGCGGATCCCGTACGGGCTGCGGAGCGAGGTCGTCGGCGACGAGATCGTGGTCACCCTGGAGAACGGCTCTGGCGTGCCCTGGAACGACGTGGTGCTCGGCGTGGACGGCCCGCGCAAGGCCCGCGCGAGCAAGGTGGAGCGGGTCGAGCCCGGCATGGCGATCTCGGTCGGCTTCCCGCTGCCCGCCGCCGGCCCCGGCCGCCTGGTGGCCCGCGCCGCGTTCAGGGCGCTCGGCCGCTCGCAGCTCTTCCGCCGCCCGCACGCGAGGAGCGCCCTGGCCTCCCGCTGA
- a CDS encoding LacI family DNA-binding transcriptional regulator, with translation MAMVSIKDVAAHAGVSPGTVSNVLNRPGKVAPATRERVEAAISELGFVRHGSASTLRAGHSRTIGLSVIDIGNPFFTEVAAGVEDVASDLGYAVILGNSAGSPDKEDRNLRVLAEHRVRGVLITPSGEDPGRLDRLREHGISVVLVDHPAHRPDQCAVAVDDVAGGRAAVAHLLAQGARSVACVTGPLTIRQCVERRDGARAALRGAGLDPAELRVVEAATMTARAGEKAAAELLAAGALPEAVFCANDLLALGVLRALLRAGVRVPEDVALIGYDDIDFAAASTVSLSSMRQPTYQLGRIATELLLDECDNPDTHAHQHIMFQPELVARESTQ, from the coding sequence ATGGCCATGGTCAGCATCAAGGACGTCGCCGCGCACGCCGGCGTCTCCCCCGGCACGGTCTCCAACGTCCTGAACCGGCCGGGCAAGGTCGCCCCCGCCACCAGGGAGCGCGTCGAGGCGGCCATCAGCGAGCTGGGGTTCGTCCGGCACGGCTCGGCCTCGACGCTGCGCGCCGGGCACAGCAGGACGATCGGCCTGAGCGTGATCGACATCGGCAACCCGTTCTTCACCGAGGTCGCCGCCGGCGTCGAGGACGTCGCCAGTGACCTGGGCTACGCCGTGATCCTCGGCAACTCGGCGGGCTCCCCCGACAAGGAGGACCGCAACCTGCGGGTGCTGGCCGAGCACCGGGTGCGCGGCGTGCTGATCACCCCGTCCGGCGAGGACCCCGGCCGGCTCGACCGGCTGCGCGAGCACGGCATCAGCGTGGTCCTCGTGGACCATCCCGCGCATCGGCCCGACCAGTGCGCGGTCGCCGTGGACGACGTGGCAGGCGGCCGGGCCGCCGTGGCGCACCTGCTGGCCCAGGGCGCGCGGAGCGTCGCCTGCGTCACCGGCCCGCTGACCATCCGCCAGTGCGTGGAGCGCCGCGACGGGGCGCGGGCGGCGCTGCGCGGCGCCGGGCTCGACCCGGCGGAGCTGCGCGTCGTGGAGGCGGCCACGATGACCGCCCGCGCGGGCGAGAAGGCCGCCGCCGAGCTGCTGGCGGCCGGCGCCCTGCCCGAGGCGGTCTTCTGCGCCAACGACCTGCTCGCCCTCGGCGTGCTGCGGGCGCTGCTGCGGGCCGGCGTGCGGGTGCCCGAGGACGTGGCGCTGATCGGCTACGACGACATCGACTTCGCCGCCGCCTCGACGGTGTCGCTGAGCTCGATGCGGCAGCCGACGTACCAGCTCGGGCGCATCGCCACCGAGCTGCTGCTGGACGAGTGCGACAACCCCGACACGCACGCGCACCAGCACATCATGTTCCAGCCCGAGCTGGTCGCGAGGGAGTCCACCCAATGA